A part of Aquibium oceanicum genomic DNA contains:
- a CDS encoding ABC transporter transmembrane domain-containing protein yields MAETTSDEERRRRSLKPLRKVFPYLLRYKGMVAGALVFLTVAAGTTLTLPLAVRRMVDHGFSTSDSTFIANYFSMLIVIVAVLALASACRYYFVISLGERIVADVRRDVFEHVTQLSPGFFDKVQSGEIVSRLTADTTQIKSAVGATASLALRNTILGIGAVGMMVITSPKLSLLVIGAIPIIIVPLIAFGRSVRRRSRLAQDMLADASAYASEQIGSVRTLQAFTNERLVSSKFARAVEAAFNAAQASIFARSFLTFFAIFMIFSSVVAVLWFGSRDVLTGAMTPGTLGQFLLYAVFAAGALGALSEVWGELSQAAGAAERLTELLAEQPAVAAPAVPVPMPADGAGSVAFRDVVFAYPTNPDRSALHGLSFDARPGETIAIVGPSGSGKSTIFSLLLRFYDPQAGEVLIDGVDLLKADPREARARIALVPQDLTIFAATVRDNIAFGRPEATDEEIRAAARDALADEFIEELELGYDTPVGERGVTLSGGQRQRIAIARAILRDAPILLLDEATSALDAQSERLVQVALERLMEGRTTIVIAHRLATVLKADRILVLDAGRIVEEGTHRSLVAHDGIYARLAKLQFETGADAFRKAAE; encoded by the coding sequence ATGGCGGAGACGACGAGCGACGAGGAAAGACGCCGGCGCTCCCTGAAGCCGCTGCGAAAGGTCTTTCCCTACCTTCTGCGCTACAAGGGCATGGTCGCCGGCGCGCTGGTGTTCCTGACGGTTGCCGCGGGAACGACGCTCACGCTGCCGCTCGCGGTGCGGCGCATGGTCGACCACGGTTTCTCGACCTCGGATTCCACCTTCATCGCCAACTACTTCTCGATGCTGATCGTCATCGTCGCCGTGCTCGCGCTGGCCTCGGCCTGCCGCTACTATTTCGTCATCTCGCTCGGCGAGCGCATCGTGGCGGACGTCCGCCGCGACGTCTTCGAACACGTGACGCAGCTTTCCCCCGGCTTCTTCGACAAGGTCCAGTCGGGCGAGATCGTGTCGCGCCTGACGGCCGACACGACGCAGATCAAGTCCGCCGTCGGCGCGACGGCTTCGCTCGCCCTGCGCAACACGATCCTCGGCATCGGCGCCGTCGGCATGATGGTGATCACCAGCCCCAAGCTGTCGCTGCTGGTCATCGGCGCGATCCCGATCATCATCGTGCCGCTCATCGCCTTCGGACGCTCGGTGAGGCGCCGGTCGCGGCTCGCGCAGGACATGCTGGCGGACGCGTCGGCCTATGCCAGCGAGCAGATCGGCTCGGTGCGGACCTTGCAGGCCTTCACCAACGAGCGGCTGGTCTCGTCGAAGTTCGCCAGGGCGGTCGAGGCGGCCTTCAACGCCGCGCAGGCCTCCATCTTCGCGCGTTCCTTCCTCACCTTCTTTGCCATCTTCATGATCTTCTCCTCGGTCGTGGCGGTGCTCTGGTTCGGCTCTCGCGACGTCTTGACCGGGGCGATGACGCCCGGCACGCTCGGGCAGTTCCTGCTCTACGCCGTCTTCGCGGCCGGGGCTCTCGGCGCGCTGTCGGAGGTCTGGGGCGAGTTGAGCCAGGCGGCCGGCGCGGCCGAACGCCTGACGGAACTCCTGGCCGAGCAGCCCGCTGTCGCCGCCCCCGCAGTGCCGGTGCCGATGCCCGCCGACGGGGCCGGTTCCGTGGCCTTCCGCGACGTGGTCTTCGCCTATCCGACCAATCCGGACCGGTCGGCCCTGCACGGCCTCTCCTTCGATGCCCGGCCGGGCGAGACCATCGCCATCGTCGGACCGTCCGGCTCGGGCAAGAGCACCATCTTCTCCCTGCTGCTGCGCTTCTACGATCCCCAGGCCGGCGAGGTGCTGATCGACGGTGTCGACCTCCTGAAGGCGGATCCCCGGGAAGCCCGCGCGCGGATCGCGCTGGTGCCGCAGGACCTGACGATCTTCGCCGCCACCGTGCGCGACAACATCGCCTTCGGCCGACCCGAAGCCACGGACGAGGAAATACGGGCCGCAGCGCGGGATGCGCTGGCCGACGAGTTCATCGAGGAGCTGGAACTTGGCTACGACACGCCGGTCGGCGAGCGCGGCGTGACGCTTTCGGGCGGCCAGCGCCAGCGCATCGCGATCGCGCGCGCCATCCTGCGCGATGCCCCGATCCTGCTGCTGGACGAGGCGACGTCGGCCCTCGACGCGCAGAGCGAGAGGCTGGTGCAGGTGGCACTCGAACGTCTGATGGAAGGACGCACGACCATCGTGATCGCCCACCGCCTCGCCACCGTTCTAAAGGCCGACCGCATCCTGGTGCTGGACGCCGGAAGGATCGTCGAGGAAGGCACGCATCGAAGCCTCGTCGCCCATGACGGCATCTATGCGCGGCTGGCAAAACTGCAGTTCGAGACCGGCGCCGACGCCTTCAGGAAGGCGGCGGAGTAG
- a CDS encoding Crp/Fnr family transcriptional regulator — protein sequence MTTAKHVFEALAGGPLPDWETFERAISVVRADGGSTIFDIGDEVQDLFLVRSGLVKLVYLRVDGSEWIKSFIEEGMSFSSISSIAGVGPAPFGAIAIEDCVLERLPFAGILRRADEDAAWSRAVRNALVDFALRKEERECVFLTMKPPERYSHLKTTRPNLLGRVPQKDLAAFLGVTPVGLSRIAGRMRARP from the coding sequence ATGACGACAGCCAAGCATGTATTCGAGGCTCTGGCCGGAGGACCATTGCCGGATTGGGAAACGTTCGAGCGCGCCATCTCCGTGGTTCGCGCCGACGGCGGCAGCACGATTTTCGATATCGGGGACGAGGTGCAGGACCTCTTCCTCGTCCGGTCCGGGCTGGTCAAGCTCGTCTATCTGCGGGTGGACGGGTCCGAGTGGATCAAGTCCTTCATCGAGGAGGGCATGTCCTTCTCCAGCATATCGAGCATCGCCGGCGTCGGGCCGGCGCCGTTCGGCGCAATCGCGATCGAGGACTGCGTCCTGGAGCGGCTTCCTTTCGCCGGGATCCTGCGGCGCGCCGACGAAGACGCCGCCTGGTCCCGCGCGGTCCGCAATGCGCTGGTCGACTTCGCGCTGCGCAAGGAGGAGCGCGAATGCGTCTTCCTCACGATGAAGCCGCCCGAACGCTATAGCCACCTGAAGACGACACGCCCAAATCTTCTCGGGCGCGTGCCCCAGAAAGATCTGGCGGCTTTCCTCGGCGTCACTCCTGTAGGCCTGAGCCGTATCGCCGGCCGGATGAGGGCCAGGCCTTGA
- a CDS encoding SDR family NAD(P)-dependent oxidoreductase has translation MARHIILLTGASSGIGRELAMVLAQAGHTVLALARDENKLRELAKVNALIVPVPFDLTDTGAIGELCGRLANSHPGIDVLVNNAAVQVDQRLDAPGYEDSTVEREVALDLVAPILLAKGLLPRLMANRGMVVNVASALALAPKSTAAVYSTAKAGLVNFSAALSNQVPEIAVCTVYPPVVDTPMTAGRDTPKVDAGVVAVAIAEAIESRRNNVWIGKAKALRLMARLSPRLAGAITRRS, from the coding sequence ATGGCAAGGCACATCATCCTTCTGACGGGAGCGAGTTCGGGTATCGGGCGCGAGCTGGCGATGGTGCTGGCGCAGGCCGGGCACACGGTGCTCGCCCTTGCCCGCGACGAAAACAAGCTGCGCGAACTCGCGAAGGTCAACGCACTGATCGTGCCTGTTCCGTTCGATCTGACCGACACCGGGGCGATCGGCGAACTCTGCGGCCGGTTGGCGAACAGTCATCCGGGGATCGACGTCCTGGTCAACAACGCGGCCGTGCAGGTCGACCAGCGCCTCGACGCGCCAGGCTACGAGGACAGCACGGTGGAGAGGGAGGTGGCGCTCGACCTCGTCGCGCCCATCCTTCTGGCGAAGGGACTGCTGCCGCGCCTCATGGCGAACCGCGGCATGGTCGTCAACGTGGCGAGTGCGCTCGCGCTTGCGCCGAAATCAACGGCCGCGGTCTACTCGACGGCCAAGGCGGGGCTGGTGAACTTCAGCGCCGCGCTGTCCAACCAGGTCCCCGAGATCGCTGTTTGCACGGTCTATCCTCCCGTGGTGGATACGCCCATGACGGCAGGACGCGACACTCCCAAGGTCGATGCCGGCGTCGTCGCGGTTGCCATCGCCGAAGCCATCGAGAGCCGTCGCAACAACGTCTGGATCGGAAAGGCAAAGGCGCTGCGCCTCATGGCGCGGCTCTCGCCGCGCCTGGCAGGAGCGATCACGCGGCGTTCGTGA
- the rpmE gene encoding 50S ribosomal protein L31 — protein sequence MKEKIHPDYHTIKVVMTDGSEYFTKSTWGKEGDTLNLDIDPRTHPAWTGGQQTLLDRGGRLTKFKNKFANLGI from the coding sequence ATGAAAGAGAAGATCCACCCCGACTACCACACCATCAAGGTCGTGATGACCGATGGTTCCGAGTACTTCACCAAGTCGACCTGGGGCAAGGAAGGCGACACGCTGAACCTCGACATCGACCCGCGCACCCATCCGGCCTGGACCGGCGGGCAGCAGACCCTGCTCGACCGCGGCGGCCGCCTGACCAAGTTCAAGAACAAGTTCGCCAATCTCGGTATCTGA